The nucleotide window GCGCGCGCCCGGACCGTCTCCAGGTCGTCCTCGGAGTAGAAGGTGCGGGTGGAGTCCCGCCACGGGTGCTCGGCCGGGACGCCGACCGCCGAGGACGCCGCCGCCAGGTCGCCCAGGTCGCGGAGGGCCTGGTCCAGCTCCTCGCGCGAAACCGTCTCCACCGGCGCCTCCAGCCTCACCCGCGGGGCGTCGAGCACCCGCCCCAGCTCCCCGTACACGCGGAAGGGCGACGCGCCCAGCGCCCCGAAGGGGGTGTGGACGGCCCGGGCGTACTCCGTGAGCGTGGCGCGGACCTGCGGGAGGCGCTGCGTGGACGCCTGCGGCGCGGCCACCGGCTGGAGCGAGGCGTCCAGCGCGGTGGCGAGCTGCTGCATCACGGCGCGCTTGTTGGCCTTGGTGGAGTGCAGCTCCAGGCAGAACTCCCCCAGGCCGGCCTGCACCAGCCGGTCGTGCACCACCTCCAGCGCCGCCATCTTCTCGGCCACGAAGAGCACCGAGCGGTCCACCGCGAGCGCCGCGGCGATCAGGTTGGTGATCGTCTGGGACTTCCCCGTGCCGGGAGGGCCCTCGACCACCAGGTCGTGCCCGCGGGCGGTGGCGGCGATCGCGCGGAGCTGGCTGGAATCCGCGTCCACCACCTGGAAGGTGGCTTCGGGCGGGTACTCCGCGTCCAGCTCCATGGTGCGGATCTCGGCCGGGAGGCCGATCGCCTGGCTCCCCGAGCGGGTGACGAGCTGCCGGATCAGCCGGTGGGCCCCCATGGCCGCGCCGTTCGCTTCCAGGTCCTTGTACATCACGAACTTCTGGAAGGAGAACAGGCCCAGGTGCACGTCGCTCTTCACCGCCCAGCCCATCCTCCCCGCCACGCGCTCGGCCACCGCGGCGAAGAGCGACTGCAGGTCGTAGTCGTCGTCCGCGGCCAGGTCCGGGATCTCGGGGAGGGCCACGCCGTGCCCGCGGAGGTGCTCCGCCAGCGCGGGGTTTACGAGGGGCTCGTCGTCGGTGGCGCGGAGCTCGTAGCCGGAGCGCGCCGTGCGGCGCGACAGCGCGACAGGGAGCAGGACGAGGGGCGCCCGGAACGCCCGCTCCGACGCGTCCGCCTCCACGTAGTGCAGCATCCCCAGGGCGAGGAAGAGCGTGTTGACGCCCTGTTCCTCGATGGAGAGCCGGGCCGCCTCCTCCAGCCGCCGCAGCGAGCGGTCCAGCACCTCCGGCGCGGCCGCGGTCTGCAGCCACCCGTCCGTGTGGCGCTCGTCCAGGGCCGCGGAGTCGTACGGCGTGAAGTCGAGCCCCGGAGCATCCGCCTCCTCCTCTTCCGGCTCCGCGGACGGCGCCGCGCCCGCGGGGGATGCTCCGGCCGGGCC belongs to Longimicrobiaceae bacterium and includes:
- a CDS encoding DUF4011 domain-containing protein, coding for MTQDTVSAASPSPETLASAAPGAATGPDDRVAAAVESWKRKLLDLTKRNRALNFRTSRVTTVTVVDEQPAEVFRQLQLRGEAMRFKAAPEPDPAEPAGPAGASPAGAAPSAEPEEEEADAPGLDFTPYDSAALDERHTDGWLQTAAAPEVLDRSLRRLEEAARLSIEEQGVNTLFLALGMLHYVEADASERAFRAPLVLLPVALSRRTARSGYELRATDDEPLVNPALAEHLRGHGVALPEIPDLAADDDYDLQSLFAAVAERVAGRMGWAVKSDVHLGLFSFQKFVMYKDLEANGAAMGAHRLIRQLVTRSGSQAIGLPAEIRTMELDAEYPPEATFQVVDADSSQLRAIAATARGHDLVVEGPPGTGKSQTITNLIAAALAVDRSVLFVAEKMAALEVVHDRLVQAGLGEFCLELHSTKANKRAVMQQLATALDASLQPVAAPQASTQRLPQVRATLTEYARAVHTPFGALGASPFRVYGELGRVLDAPRVRLEAPVETVSREELDQALRDLGDLAAASSAVGVPAEHPWRDSTRTFYSEDDLETVRARA